The Lolium rigidum isolate FL_2022 chromosome 1, APGP_CSIRO_Lrig_0.1, whole genome shotgun sequence region ggttaccgctcaacaagcaacttataagaaataagatacataagtaacatattcatcaccacaatagtttttaagactattttcccatgagatatatattgcaaagacaaggaatgaaattttaaaggtagcactcaagtaatttactttggaatggcagagaaataccatgtagtaggtaggtatggtggacacaaatggcatagtttttggctcaaggatttggatgcacgagaagaaatccctctcaatacaaggctttggctagcaaggttgtttgaagcaaactcaagtataaaccggtacaacaaaacttacataagaacatattgcaagcattataagactctacattgtctccttgttgttcaaacaccttaaccagaaaatatctagactttagagagaccaatcatgcaaaccaaatttcaacaagctctatggtggttcttcatcaataggtgcaaagtatatgatgcaaaagattaaacatgatctatttgagcacaacaattgccaagtatcaaattattcaagacaatataccaattaccacatggagcattttctgtttccaactaaataataatgaacgaagcagcttcaaccttcgccatgaacattaaaagtaaagctaagaacaccagtgttcatatgaacgagcggagcatgtctctttcccacacaaagaatgctaggatccgactttattcaaacaaaatcaaaaacaaaacatacagacgctccaagtaaagcacataagatgtgacggaataaaaatatagtttcactagaggtgacctgataagttgtcgatgaagaagggatgccttgggcatccccaagattagatgcttgagtcttcttgaaatatgcagggatagaccacgggggcatccccaagcttagacttttcactcttcttgatcatattgtatcatcctcctctcttgacccttgaaaacttcctccacaccaaactcaaaacaaactcattagagggttagtgcataatcgaaaattcacatattcagaggtgacataattattcttaacacttctggacattgcacaaagctactgaaagttaatggaacaaagaaattcattcaacatagcaaaagaggcaatgcgaaataaaaggcagaatctgtcaaaacagaacaatccgtaaagacggatttttcaggggcacttaacttgctcatatgaaaatgatcaaattgaatgaaagttgcgtacatatctgaggatcaggcacgtaaattggcagatttttctgagttaactacaaacggggctgctaaatttcgtgacagaaagaaatctgtttctgcgcagtaatccaattctagtatcaaccttactatcaaagactttacttggcacaaaaatgcaataaaataaagataaggagaggttgctacagtagtaacaacttccaagaatcaaatataaaataaaagtgcagaagtaaaataatgggttgtctcccataagcgtttttctttaacgcctttcagctaggcgcagaaagtgtgaatcaagtattatcaagggatgaagcatcaacatcataatttgttctaataatagaatcatagggtaacttcattctctttctagggaagtgtgccatacctttcttgagaggaaattgatacttaatattcccttccttcatatcaataatagcaccaacgagttcgaagaaaaggtcttcccaaaataatgggacaagatgcattgcattcaatatccaagacaacaaaatcaacggggacaagcttattgttaaccgtaatgcgaacattatcaatcctccccaaaggtttctttatagaatgatcagcaagattaacatccaaataacaatttttcaatggtggcaagtcaagcatatcatagattttcttaggcataacagaaatactagcaccaagatcacataaagcattacaatcaaagtcattgaccctcattttaatgatgggctcccaaccatattccatcttcctaggaatagaagtttcaagttttaatttcttttctctagcttttatgagagcatttgtaatatgttttgtaaaggccaaatttatagcactagcattaggacttctagcaagtttttgtaagaacttaataacttcagagatatgacaataatcaaaatctaaaccattatgatctaaagcaatggaatcatcgtccccaatattttgaaaaatttcagcagttttatcacaaacagtttcagcagttttagcagtttcagcagtttcaggcaattttgcacgctttgcactaggagtagaaacattgccaacaccaattattttaccattgatagtaggaggtttagcaacatgttaagcatcaacattactagtggtggtaatagtccaaactttagctacattattctccttagctagtttttcttcttttccccacctagcatgcaattcagccatcaatctaatatttttattaattcgaacttgtatggcgttttctgtagcaaatgacttaatatctttatcttcattaggcataactttcaattttaaaagatcaacatcagcagcaagactatcaaccttagaagcaagaatatcaattttaccaagcttttcctcaatagatttgttaaaagcagtttgtgtactaatgaattctttaagcatgacttcaagaccagagggtacacttctactattgttgtaagaattaccataagaattaccataaccattaccattattagaaggatatggcctatagttgttaccagaattattcctataagcagtgttcttgaaattgttatttttaatgaagttcacatcaacatgttcttcttgggcaaccaaggaagctaaaggaacattattaggatcaacattcgatctaccattcacaaccatagacataatcacatcaatcttatcactcaaggaagaggtttcttcaacagaatttaccttcttaccttgtggagccctttcagtgtgccattcagagtagttgatcatcatattatcaaggagctttgttgccgcccccaaagtgatggacataaaagtacctccagcagctgaatccaataggttcggcGAAGAaacattcaatcctgcataaaaggtttggatgatcatccaagtagttagtccatgggtagggcaattctttaccaaagatttcattctttcccatgcttgagcaacatgttcattatccaattgcttaaaattcattatgctacttctcaaagatataattttagcgggaggataatatctaccaatgaaagcatccttacatttagtccatgaatcaatactacttttaggcaaagatagcaaccaatctttagctcttcctcttaaggagaaaggaaacaattttaattttataatgtcaccatctacatccttatacttttgcatttcacaaagttcaacaaaattattaagatgggcagcagcatcatcagaactaacaccagaaaattgctctctcataacaagatttagtaaagcaggtttaatttcataaaattctgttgtagtagcaggtggagcaatatgtgtgcataggaaatcattattatttgtgctagtgaaatcacacaacttagtattctcaggagtacccattttagcagtagtaaataaagcaaactaaataaagtaaatgcaagtaactaatttttttgtgtttttaatatagagcaaacaagacagtaaataaagtaaatgcatgtaactaatttttttgtatttttgatatagagaaagcaaacaaagcagtaaataaagtaaagtaaagcaagacaaaaacaaagtaaagagattggatgtgggagactcccttgcagcgtgtcttgatctccccgacaacggcgccgtaaaaagagcttgataacgcgtgaagcacacgtccgttgggaaccccaagaggaaggtgtgatgcgtacagcagcaagttttccctcagtataaaaccaaggttatcgaaccagtaggagtcaagggccacgtgaaggttgttggtgacggagtgtagtgtggcgcaacaccagggattccggcaccaacgtggaacctgcacaacacaatcacaatactttgccccaacttaacagtgaggttgtcaatctcaccggcttgctgtaaacaaaggattaaacgtatggtgtggaacatgatgtttgtttgcgaagaacagtaaagaacagagtttgcagtagattgtatttcagatgcaaaagaatggaccggggtccacaattcactagtggtgtctctccaataagataaatagcatgttgggtgaacaaattacagttgggcaattgacaaatagagagggcataacaatgcacatacatatcacgatgactactatgagatttaatcggggcattacgacaaagtacataccgctatccagcatgcatctatgcctaaaaagtccactttcaggttagcatccgcaccccttccagtattaagttgcaaacaacagacaattgcattaagtatggcacgtaatgtaatcaacacaaatatccttagacaaatcattgatgttttatccctagtggcaacagcacatccacaaccttaggggttgctgtcactcccccagattcaatggagacatgaacccactatcaagcataaataccccctcttggagttacaagtatcaacttggccagagcctctactagcaacggagagcatgcaagaacataaacaacacatatatgatagattgataatcaacttgacatagtattccatattcatcggatcccaacaaacacaacatgtagcattacagataaacgatcttgatcatgataggcagctcacaagatctaacatgatagcacaagaggagaagacaaccatctagctactgctatggacccatagtccaaagatgaactactcacacatcagtccggaggtgatcatggtgatgaagagtcctccgggagatgattcccctctccggcagggtgccggagggccggaggcgatctcctgaatcccccgagatgggattggcggcggcggcgtctctggaactatttccgtatcgtggctctcggtaatagggttttcgcgacggggagtttaagtaggcggaagggcagagtcggagggctgacgaggggcccacaccatagggcggcgcgtgcccctccctggccgcgccgccttgtggtttggccacctcgtggccccacttcgtatgctcttcggtcttctggaagctccgtggaaaaataagaccctgggtgttgatttcgtccaattccgagaatatttcctttgtaggatttctgaaaccaaaaatagcgagaaaacaacaagcggctcttcggcatctcgtcaataggttagtgccggaaaatgcataataatgatgtaaagtgtgtataaaacatgtgagtattgtcataaaagtagcatggaacataagaaattatggatacgtttgagacgtatcactagcgCAAAAcgcaacatgtattgtgtaaaaCTGAACAAGTCTTTGTACGGCTTGAAACAGTCGGGACGGATGTGGTACAACCGACTTAGTGAGTTCCTTATACAAAAGGGTTACTCCAACAATAATGATTGCCCATGTATGTTCATCAGGAAGTCCTCTTCAGGATTTTGTACCATTCCAGTGTATGTCGATGATATCAACATCATTGGCAACACACAGGATATTGATGACGCACGCAATCATCTAAAGATagaatttgagatgaaggatttgggtCCAAATTTTTCTTGGGTCTCTAACTCGAGCACCATCCCTCAGGAATAATGGTACACCAAGCTGCCTATATCTAGAAAATATTGGAGAAATTCAATATGGACAGACCCTACCCATCTAAAACTCCCATGGTGGTTCGATCTCTGGACGTAGAGAAAGATCTGTTCAAGCCGAGGGATGATGGAGAAGAAATATTGGGACCCGGGATTCCATATCTCAGTGCCATTGGACAGCTTATGTATCTTGCAAATTTTACGAGACCTGACCTTGCATTTGCAGTGAATCTACATGCTAGACACAGCACAGCTCCCACCAAACGCCATTGGGCGGGAGTCAATAATATTTTTTTTGATATCTCCAAGGCACAAAGGATCTTGGCCTATTCTTTCAGTTCCAGAGAAATCTGTACTCTAGTATGATTGGATGCGCTGATGCTGGCTATTTATCTGATCCTCATAACGCCAGATCGCAGTCCGGTTTCGTGTTCCTACATGGTGAAACGACCATATCATGGAAATCTTCAAAACAGACTCTGGTTGCAACGTCCACCAATCATTCTGAAATAATTGCATTATATGAGGCATCACGCGAATGCGTGTGGCTTCGCAGAATGATAAACCACATACAACAGTCATGTGGAGTTGGTTCTATCGAATCACCTACTATTATCTACGAAGATAATGCAGTTTGTGTTGCACAGATGCAAACATGATACATCAAGAGCAATATCACCAAGCATATTGCCCCTAAGTTGTTTTATCCCCATGAACTCCAGAAGAGTGGAGAAATCAATATCTTTCAAGTCAAATCATGTGATAATTTCGATGATCTATTTACGAAGTCTCTACCAACTTCAACATTCCAGAAATATATTCATATAAAGGGTATGCGATGGCTTCGAGatttgcaagaatcatggggagtATCTTCCTGAACTACTCTtgttcaaagcatcatattatACTATTTTTCCCTTAGTAAGTTTACTTtacagaaggtttttaatgaggtaatatcaacataAGATCATATGTCATACTATCCTTTTTCCCCACCGGGGTTTTTAGGAAAGTATTCACGACATATTTATTGACATCTATATTCTATGGATATACTTCACATTGAGTTAATAGAGGCAATAACCATAATATGTTGtaccattttctccttattttcccactgggtttgAAGGAGTTTTAACAACATATCCTATACTATTCTTCATTTTCCCCACATGGTTTTTGGATGACTCCTCACATTTTTCCAAGGtataaaatagcgcgctatttcttcGCTAGTTGCACGTAATAGCATATTTCAACAGttcacgctaaattttagtaagtTTGCTCACTATGACGCTATTTCCGAAATAGCATATTATATCATGCTAAAATATCATAGCGTTAGCTCACTATTTTTTACAGACTATTGGTACAAGGGTTTGTGTTTTTCTCATTAAGAAAAGAAGAAATTTATGTTTGTTTTTTTGTGGTGATGAATGTCAATCTGTTGATTCTTCTTCCGGATCGGAAGATAATATCGGTAAAACTGATaattcttaataaataatttatgctATGGCCTTCCCTCGTAAAATATTGATGTTAGGCTTTAAAAAATTGGAGAACTATTTTTGTACGTGATTATGTACGAGTCTATCATTTTTGGACTGAAATCCTTTATTTTAAGACTTTTTCTAGTATATTTCCAAAATGCTTTTTAAAATATAGCATGCTATTAGCACGGTATAATGTGCATAGCATTTGGAGGATGTCACCGCTATTTCTTTTAGCACGCTATTCTAAACCTTGCATTTTCCCACTGAATTTTTGTAGGAGACTATTTCACTATGATGAAGATTCACAAGGACAAGCATAGATTAGGGGAGTGTTAGAATTTAATTAGTGTTTAATTAAATGGGCTAATCCCTGCTTGTTACTGCAATGTTTATAGCCACTCATTTAGGGAACCGACACCTAGAGCATCGCCTCTCAGGAGGAACCGACCTAATCACGTCTGCTGTATATATGTAAAATCTTCATCAATCAATATAAGTGATTTCATTCCAATCATtgtctctctttctctcttctaACTTTAACAGCAACAACACTCCGCTGAGTCAATCTCAAGGCAGAAAATATTGGATTATTGATAATTAAGGACTAATTAAGTAGCTTCACATTACATAGATATAAGCGGCAGTTAACACGGTACCATCCGTCCATCTCGTTGCTACGCGTCATGGCCATCGCATGCACCTGTCGCTGGTAATGGTAATGGCAGCAGCGGGTGGAGCTCCCTGAGCACGGCCACCACCTGCAGCATGTTGGGGCGCTTGGACGGGAAGTCATCCACGCACTGCAGCGTCATCTCCATGAACCTCATCATCTCCGCCTCATCGTCGCCGGTGGCAGGCTTGAGCAGCTCTGGGTCGATGACCTCCTTCCCGGCGCCTTCCCTGACCTTCATCTTGACCCAGCCGACGAGGTTGGTGTCGCCGAAGTCCTCCTTGTCGGTGGGCCTCCGGCCGGTGAGCAGCTCCAGCAGCACGACGCCGAGGGAGTATACGTCGCCCTTGGCGGTGCACCGGAAGCTCTGGTAGTACTCCGGCGGCACGTACCCGGGGGTCCCGGCGAGGGTGCTGACGCTGAGGTGCGTGTCGAGCGCGCTGATGAGCCTGGCCATGCCGAAGTCGGCGACGCGCGCCTCCATGTCGCCGTCGAGGAGCACGTTGCTGGACTTCATGTCACGGTGGATGATGTGCGGGATGCAGTTGTGGTGCAGGAAGCACAGGCCCTTGGCCGCCCCGCGCGCGATCTTCTTCCTCTGTTCCCACGAAAGCGGCGCCGCCAGCGGGCCGTCGccgtcgtggtggtggtggaggtggagcatgtCCTCCAGGCTGCCGTTGGTCATGTACTCGTAGACGAGCAGCCGCTCCTCGCCGACCTTGGAGTAGCCGAGCAGGGGCACGAGGTTCCGGTGCTTGATCTTGCCCAGCGTCTCCATCTCTGCCATGAACTCGCGGTCGCCCTGGTGGCTCAGCGGGATCAGCTTCTTGATGGCGACGGTGGAGCCGTCCTTGAGCGTCGCCTTGAACACCTCGCCGAACCCGCCGGAGCCGATCAAGCTGGCGGCCGAGAAGCCATTGGTTGCTTCGATCAGCTGCGTGAAGGTgagcttccggagctgccgctggAATGTTGCCACGTTGATGCTCAGCGCCTCCTTCTCCGCCTTGCCCAGCTTCCACGTCGTCGCCGTCCGCGTTCCGTCCTGCAGGCTGCTCAGCATCCGAGCCTCCCGCAtctcccgccgccgcgcgcgcaccACCACCGCCCAGATCGACACCGCACACGCCAAACCGGCGGTGACCAGCACGGCCAGGATCACGCCATTGGCCCACGCTGCCCTCGGCAGAGGCCACTTATTGTTACTGTCAGGTGCAGCGGTGGCGGTGAGGCCGGACATGCTTGCCCTCGGCAGCCGGTCGCTACACGGGTCCAGGGGCATGCCGCACAGGCCAGGGTTGTCGGCGTACTGGCTCGCCGGCAGCGTGCTGAGCTGCCCACGCTGCGGTATCTCCCCGGCGAGGTCGTTGTCGGAGACATCTATCTGCACCAGGAAGGAGAGGTTGGAGAATGATTCAGGGATACCTCCCTGCAGCCGGTTGTGCGACACGTCGAACACGCCGAGATTGTGGAGCCGACCCAACGACCACGGGATCTCGCCGGTGAGGTTGTTCCTCGCCAGGTCGAGCACCTGGAGCACCACCATGTCGCCGAACTCCTCAGGGATGGCGCCGACGAGGGCGTTGTACGAGAGATCCAAGTACTCCATCGTCTGGTACCGCGTCCATCCGCTCACCGTCGCGCCAGAGTAGAGCCGCGTGAAGTCGCAGCTACTGAGGGTGGGCACCTGCAGCAGCCGCTCAGGCCGGATTCCGGCGAACTCCAGCAGCCCGCCCACGCCCTTGCACGCGTTCCCCGCGTTGCGGACGAACGCCAGCGTGTTGCCGGACAGGATGCCGCTCAGCGGCGTCGACCCGAGCTGCTTTCCGAGGCGGCGAGGGATCTCGCCGGTGAGCCTGTTGCTGTTCAGGTCAAGCCACATGAGGCTGCTGCAGTTTCCGAGCTCCTTGGGGATGGCGCCAACAAGGCTGTTGTTGGCCAGCTGCAGCACGGCGAGTCGGGACAGCCGGCCAAACTCCGGCCGTATCCTGCCGCTGATCCTGTTGCTAGTGAGCGAGATCCACTCGAGGCCCGTGCAATTGAAGAGCTCGACGGGGATGTCGCCGCCGATGAAGTTGTTGTTGAGGATGAGCGTGCGAAGGCTCCGGCATTGCCCGAGCTCCGCCGGAATCCGGCCATCCAGGCTGTTAAGCCACGTCATGAGCTTCTCCAGGGCCCGGAGCCGGCCGAGCTCCGGCGGGATCGCCCCCCTCAGGTAGTTGATGCTGAAGTCGATCACCCGCAGCCGCGAGCAGTTGGCCAGGCCGGGAGGGATCGAGCCGGTGAGGAGGTTGTCCGGCATCCGGAGCTCCTCCAGCGCCGCGCCGGGCGTGCACAGCTCAGTCGGCAGCGCGCCGGTTATTTTGTTGCTGCTGAGGTCGGCGATCCGGAGGTTGTTGCAGGCGGATATGGTGCTCGGGAGCGGCCCCGAGATGAAGTTGTTGCTGAGAAGCAGGGTCTCCAGAGAGGTGAGGTTCCCGAGCACAGCAGCCGGGATGGCGCCGGAGACGTTGTTGTTGGAGACGTCGAGCAGACGGAGAGCACGGCAAGATGACAGAGACTCCGAGATCGAGCCCGAGATGTTGTTACTCGAGGCCACGAGCATACGCAGCGACGAGCACGCCCCGAGGCTGCGAGGGATGGCGCCGGTGAGGCGGTTCGACGAGACGTCAAGCACCTCGAGGGCGGCGATGTCGCCTATCGACTCCGGTATCGTGCCGGAGAGGGCGTTGAACGACAGGTTGAGTGTTTGGAGACCCGCGCAGCCGGAAAGCGACGGCGCGATCGCGCCGGTGAAATGGTTGCCGGAGAGGTCGAGCAGGACAAGCGTTTCGGGGAACGACGCGCCGGCGATGTCGCCAGACAGGTTGTTCCCTGCAACGTCAAATGTCCGGATGGTGCTCGGCACCAGGAGTCTACCGGGGAGCGCGCCGGTGAGGTTGTTCCGCGCGAGGCGGACGTCCGTCAGGTTGGGGTAGTATTGCCCCAGCTGCATGTCATCGGGGAAgctgccggcgaggccgccgtcgGAGAGGTCGAGCGTCCATATCGCGCGGGGCAGCTTGGGAAGGTCGCCGGCGGCATCGGCACGGAGCGCCGCGTTCCCGGAGAGGTTGACGTGGCGCAGCGCGTCCATGGGTGCCAGCGCCTCGAACGACGCGCGCCCGGAGAGGCCGCAGCCGGCGAGGTCGAGCCGCCCAACCCGCCCATCGCCGTCGCACGTCACCCCGTACCACGTGCACCACGTCGCATTGCCACCACCGGCGCCGGGCGTcgactgctgctgctgccgctgccaAGACGAGAGCACGCTTCTAGGGTCCTTGGTGACGGACGCCTTGAAGCGCAGCAGCGCTCCCGAGTCGCCGGTCTCGGTGGACGCAGACGACGACGACGCGTAGgtcgaggagaggaggaggaagacggtgAGAAGCAtgctatccattgccatggcaggGAACCAGGGAGGAAACAGGAGGAGTTGTCATGGTCGCATGTTGCATGGTTTAGTAGCACGAAAGGTGTTTGAGAAAAGAGTGTGTGCGCAATTGAGGCTTTTCCAGCGTACAACACGCGATCGGAGATCTCAAGTTCCACCATTTGCCTTGCTTTTCTTTACATTTTCTATTAGCGCGGAAATGACACTTTACGAGTCGCTCGTTAATTTTTATGATTGCACATACTAAAAAGTAAAAAAACTAAAACTAATTTGTTAACTTCATAAAACTAAGACACTGGCCCGTGCACATGTATGGGCATCATTTTGATCGTTTTGAGGTCTTTTTGAAGATACCACTTTGAATTCATACCACACTATCAAAATAAATAGGGTGTGAATAATTCTCAGTCGACTTAGAATTATTTAATTCTTACTTAAGGGATGGCATACCACACTTTTACAGTGTGTGAACCATTTTTTCATTTACAACTGACTTGAAAAATCTTAATTGCAATCTGAGTAGCaactgaagaaaaaaaaatctttgtaGCAACTCGACTTGCAACTCAAAAATCCTACTCCCTCCATCTTAGTGTTTAGatcatccaaatttagataaatctaagacataTTTCATTAAATGGAGGGAGTAGGTGCAACCCATTTACAACCGAAAAAAAAAAATATGTGTTGCAACCTCATTTGCAGCTGACAAATATTAGTTGCAACTTCACTTGCAACTCATGGAATGGCAAATCGTAATTATGAACTTTATTCGGCACTAAGTTAATTCTCAGCTAGCAATTCCCAAACAAATATTGTTGCGTAAAGGCCAACCACCTAAAGGAAcgtgtaa contains the following coding sequences:
- the LOC124660514 gene encoding brassinosteroid LRR receptor kinase BRL2-like, producing the protein MAMDSMLLTVFLLLSSTYASSSSASTETGDSGALLRFKASVTKDPRSVLSSWQRQQQQSTPGAGGGNATWCTWYGVTCDGDGRVGRLDLAGCGLSGRASFEALAPMDALRHVNLSGNAALRADAAGDLPKLPRAIWTLDLSDGGLAGSFPDDMQLGQYYPNLTDVRLARNNLTGALPGRLLVPSTIRTFDVAGNNLSGDIAGASFPETLVLLDLSGNHFTGAIAPSLSGCAGLQTLNLSFNALSGTIPESIGDIAALEVLDVSSNRLTGAIPRSLGACSSLRMLVASSNNISGSISESLSSCRALRLLDVSNNNVSGAIPAAVLGNLTSLETLLLSNNFISGPLPSTISACNNLRIADLSSNKITGALPTELCTPGAALEELRMPDNLLTGSIPPGLANCSRLRVIDFSINYLRGAIPPELGRLRALEKLMTWLNSLDGRIPAELGQCRSLRTLILNNNFIGGDIPVELFNCTGLEWISLTSNRISGRIRPEFGRLSRLAVLQLANNSLVGAIPKELGNCSSLMWLDLNSNRLTGEIPRRLGKQLGSTPLSGILSGNTLAFVRNAGNACKGVGGLLEFAGIRPERLLQVPTLSSCDFTRLYSGATVSGWTRYQTMEYLDLSYNALVGAIPEEFGDMVVLQVLDLARNNLTGEIPWSLGRLHNLGVFDVSHNRLQGGIPESFSNLSFLVQIDVSDNDLAGEIPQRGQLSTLPASQYADNPGLCGMPLDPCSDRLPRASMSGLTATAAPDSNNKWPLPRAAWANGVILAVLVTAGLACAVSIWAVVVRARRREMREARMLSSLQDGTRTATTWKLGKAEKEALSINVATFQRQLRKLTFTQLIEATNGFSAASLIGSGGFGEVFKATLKDGSTVAIKKLIPLSHQGDREFMAEMETLGKIKHRNLVPLLGYSKVGEERLLVYEYMTNGSLEDMLHLHHHHDGDGPLAAPLSWEQRKKIARGAAKGLCFLHHNCIPHIIHRDMKSSNVLLDGDMEARVADFGMARLISALDTHLSVSTLAGTPGYVPPEYYQSFRCTAKGDVYSLGVVLLELLTGRRPTDKEDFGDTNLVGWVKMKVREGAGKEVIDPELLKPATGDDEAEMMRFMEMTLQCVDDFPSKRPNMLQVVAVLRELHPLLPLPLPATGACDGHDA